In the genome of Doryrhamphus excisus isolate RoL2022-K1 chromosome 11, RoL_Dexc_1.0, whole genome shotgun sequence, one region contains:
- the LOC131138923 gene encoding von Willebrand factor A domain-containing protein 7-like, which translates to MLPALDVLGFLLILTGAQGFGILPGDSQNHLDITEAAILNATVQVCRVLAENEGNDFTFPSQPFTVTGVATACRAGNSIRSFQLSILSIIFRNVRVDIRQAFNASFHFDDESFNGGRNIILTGLAIVKFNIQQEDFEVATENLGTILHPLQDFYSHSNWVENNNRFPNSNLIRSDTSIGNIAAQSQATCRSCDGDDCSNNILEDIMEGNILTSGYFAVLPGSTKPSGKCSHGGALDVTSRIDPTGGINKDTLGSEHGFLHEDAATLATMATSEILENIRQAVGDILFLQTLGISRGSGKALCFVIDTTQSMTDDIAAVQNATSSLINSVVGTDDQPLSFILVTFNDPEFGPLMRTSDPQVFQGYIDDLSASGGGDEAELSLSGLQLALMGAPRSSDIFLFTDAPAKDVELKNTVIALIERTQSVVNFLITGTTTVNRRRSINRQHHNRIAQSDAQVYQDLAQAAGGVFVEVESDELLAATTIIRQIANSSVVTLLQATRDPGMTVTFSFLVDETTTNVIVYITADSVSFRAPDGSTNTDMNPLFTSTTVGNLQIFELKNLVGEWTVDLSSLERYSLRVTGQSPIDFLVDFVEFLPLLNASDVLDTRPTIGTNGSLLVTLTGSDTASVTEVMLVEVGGTGVVEGTVVPQGSGQFLVHVDEFPSVPFVVRITGSDVNATTGTTFNFRRQLPTNFQASSVTIEAEVDRNLVPGTNLAVNFSATTTGAGGNFSVRVTTNDQRFTTSAPSTILLQQGETTNDTVIVSAPLNTPSGTTITLTIEIEGTGSQETNYIVLRITVFNTVMDFSPPVCEVLSIVNCIHNCSNITWEVSLRVSDGTDGTGVDQVTLTQGNGTLDMGPSDSNENITLVTYNATCNAPDLALLVVDRVGNTDTCTVNAFQTTAGVASLFNKVHLACVLSLALGLLQSL; encoded by the exons ATGCTGCCCGCTTTGGATGTTTTGGGCTTCCTGTTGATTCTAACTGGAGCTCAGGGATTTGGAATTCTGCCGGGAGATTCACAGAATCACCTGGATATCACAGAGGCTGCCATTTTAAATGCCACCGTGCAGGTGTGCCGCGTTCTGGCTGAGAACGAGGGCAACGACTTCACATTCCCG agcCAGCCATTTACAGTCACAGGTGTGGCCACAGCTTGTAGGGCTGGAAACTCCATCAGGAGCTTCCAGCTATCTATCTTGTCCATCATATTCCGCAACGTGCGTGTGGACATCCGCCAAGCGTTCAATGCCAGCTTCCACTTTGATGATGAGTCGTTCAATGGAGGTCGGAACATCATCCTCACGGGCTTAGCAATAGTGAAGTTCAACATCCAGCAGGAGGACTTTGAGGTGGCCACCGAGAACTTGGGCACGATTCTTCATCCTTTGCAG GACTTCTACAGCCACAGCAACTGGGTTGAGAACAACAACAGGTTTCCAAATTCCAACCTAATCAGATCCGACACCAGCATTGGCAACATTGCTG CTCAAAGCCAGGCCACCTGTCGCAGTTGTGATGGAGATGACTGCAGCAACAACATCCTAGAAGACATCATGGAGGGCAATATACTGACTTCGGGATACTTTGCAGTCCTTCCAGGGTCAACCAAACCCAGTG GAAAGTGCAGCCACGGCGGAGCTTTGGACGTGACCAGCAGGATCGACCCCACCGGTGGGATCAACAAAGACACGCTTGGCTCGGAACACGGGTTTCTCCATGAGGATGCTGCAACTCTGGCAACGATGGCGACCAGCGAGATCCTGGAGAACATTCGTCAGGCGGTGGGGGACATCCTATTCCTCCA AACGTTAGGAATCTCCAGAGGATCCGGGAAAGCTCTTTGCTTTGTGATCGACACCACGCAGAGTATGACTGACGACATCGCAGCTGTGCAGAATGCCACCTCTTCTCTCATCAACTCTGTGGTGGGAACAGACGATCAACCTTTGTCTTTCATTCTGGTCACCTTCAACGATCCCG AGTTTGGGCCGCTGATGAGGACATCTGACCCACAAGTCTTCCAGGGTTACATTGATGATCTGTCAGCCAGCGGTGGAGGCGATGAAGCAGAGCTGAGTCTCTCCGGCCTTCAG CTGGCATTGATGGGTGCTCCTCGGAGCTCGGACATCTTCCTCTTCACGGATGCACCCGCAAAAGACGTGGAGCTGAAGAACACAGTCATCGCTCTCATCGAGCGTACACAAAGTGTG GTCAACTTCCTGATCACAGGAACGACGACGGTGAACAGGCGGCGCAGTATCAACCGGCAGCACCACAACAGGATCGCTCAATCAGACGCGCAAGTGTACCAAGACCTGGCCCAGGCCGCGGGGGGTGTGTTTGTGGAAGTGGAGAGCGACGAGCTCTTAGCCGCCACTACCATCATCAGGCAGATTGCCAACTCCTCTGTG GTGACGCTCCTGCAGGCTACCAGGGACCCAGGAATGACGGTCACATTCTCCTTTCTGGTTGACGAAACCACAACGAACGTCATAGTTTACATCACAGCAGATTCTGTTTCGTTCAGAGCCCCTGACG GTTCGACAAACACCGACATGAACCCGCTTTTCACATCGACAACGGTGGGAAACTTGCAGATTTTCGAGCTGAAGAACCTAGTGGGAGAATGGACAGTGGACCTAAGCTCGTTAGAGCGGTACTCGCTGAGGGTCACAG GTCAGAGTCCCATTGACTTCCTGGTTGACTTTGTGGAGTTTTTGCCCCTACTGAACGCATCTGATGTTCTTGACACCCGTCCCACAATTG GCACCAATGGTAGCCTGCTGGTGACGCTAACGGGTAGCGACACCGCCAGCGTCACTGAGGTCATGctggtggaggtggggggtaCGGGAGTGGTCGAAGGCACTGTGGTACCGCAGGGGAGCGGTCAGTTCCTCGTTCATGTCGACGAATTTCCATCCGTGCCATTTGTTGTGCGCATTACCGGAAGCGATGTCAACGCTACCACTGGGACAACCTTCAACTTCCGAAGGCAGTTGCCAACCAACTTTCAAGCGTCCAGTGTGACCATCGAG GCCGAGGTTGACAGAAACCTGGTGCCCGGGACCAACCTCGCCGTGAATTTTTCCGCCACCACAACGGGAGCCGGAGGTAATTTCTCCGTCAGGGTCACAACCAACGACCAGCGCTTTACCACCAGCGCTCCCAGCACTATACTGCTGCAACAAGGAGAAACAACCAACGACACCGTCATCGTCTCTGCCCCGCTCAACACGCCTTCGGGTACTACCATCACCCTCACCATTGAGATCGAGGGTACCGGAAGTCAGGAAACCAACTACATTGTCCTGAGGATCACCGTCTTCAACACT GTGATGGACTTTAGCCCTCCCGTGTGTGAAGTCCTTTCCATCGTCAACTGCATTCACAACTGCAGCAACATCACATGGGAGGTGTCCCTGCGTGTGAGTGACGGCACGGACGGCACGGGCGTGGATCAGGTCACGCTCACACAAGGCAACGGAACACTGGACATGGGTCCGTCGGACAGCAATGAGAACATCACGCTGGTGACCTACAACGCGACCTGCAATGCCCCCGACCTGGCGCTGCTGGTGGTGGACCGCGTGGGCAACACGGACACGTGCACCGTCAACGCCTTCCAGACCACAGCGGGCGTGGCCTCTTTGTTCAATAAGGTGCACCTCGCATGTGTGCTCAGCCTGGCGCTCGGCCTCCTACAGAGCCTGTAG
- the coro6 gene encoding coronin-6 has protein sequence MSRSIVRQSKFRHVFGQAVKTEQGYDDIRVSKVTWDSSFCAVNPKFLAVIVESSGGGAFLVLPLAKTGRVDKNYPLVIGHSGPVLDIDWCPHDDNILASGSEDCTAMVWQIPDHSLIRPITEPVVVLEGHSKRVGIVSWHPTTRNILLTAASDNLVIIWNVGTGEPLMSMDDHPDLIYSISWNRNGSFFCTTCKDRRLRVCDPRKAEVVAERLAPHEGIRPMRAIFTRDGNIFTTGFTRMSQRELGLWDPTNFEEPIALLELDTSNGVLLPYYDPDANMVYLCGKGDSSIRYFEITEEPPYVHYLNTFSSKEPQRGMGFMPKRGVDVSKCEIARLYKLHDKKCEPITMTVPRKSDLFQDDLYPDTAGPEPAMEPEEWLDGRDEDPILMSMKEGYVPPKSRELKVARKNVLDSRPAPRRSMSTCDAASLPPQLLERLVEEIQNLKATVLSQEKRICDLENKLSQYTNGTA, from the exons ATGAGTCGCAGCATCGTGCGGCAGAGCAAGTTCCGCCACGTCTTCGGCCAGGCGGTCAAGACCGAGCAGGGCTACGACGACATCCGCGTGTCCAAGGTGACGTGGGACAGCTCCTTCTGCGCGGTCAACCCAAAGTTCCTAGCCGTCATTGTGGAGTCCAGCGGGGGCGGAGCCTTCCTGGTCCTACCACTCGCCAAG ACAGGGCGTGTGGACAAGAACTACCCTCTGGTCATAGGACACTCTGGGCCTGTCCTCGACATTGACTGGTGTCCTCATGATGACAACATTCTGGCCAGCGGCTCAGAGGACTGCACCGCTATG GTGTGGCAGATTCCTGATCACTCGCTGATCCGCCCCATCACAGAACCTGTGGTGGTCTTGGAGGGCCACTCCAAACGTGTCGGCATCGTCAGCTGGCACCCGACCACACGCAACATCCTACTCACCGCAG CCAGCGACAACCTGGTCATTATCTGGAACGTGGGGACGGGCGAGCCCCTCATGTCCATGGACGACCACCCTGACCTCATCTACAGCATCAGCTGGAATCGCAACGGAAGCTTCTTCTGCACCACCTGCAAAGACCGCCGCCTGCGCGTTTGCGACCCCCGCAAGGCCGAAGTAGTGGCG GAACGCTTGGCGCCTCACGAGGGCATCCGACCAATGAGAGCCATCTTCACCCGAGACGGGAACATCTTCACCACCGGATTCACCAGGATGAGCCAAAGAGAACTCGGACTCTGGGACCCG ACCAATTTTGAGGAACCCATCGCCCTGTTGGAGCTGGACACAAGTAACGGCGTCTTATTACCGTATTACGACCCAGATGCCAACATGGTCTACCTGTGTGGAAAG ggagaCAGCAGCATCCGTTATTTTGAGATCACGGAGGAGCCGCCCTACGTGCACTACCTCAACACCTTCAGCAGCAAGGAGCCACAGAGGGGGATGGGCTTCATGCCCAAAAGAGGCGTGGACGTCAGCAAGTGTGAGATTGCCAG GTTGTACAAGCTGCACGACAAGAAATGTGAGCCCATCACCATGACCGTGCCCAGAAAA TCGGACCTTTTCCAGGACGACCTGTACCCAGACACGGCGGGGCCTGAACCCGCCATGGAGCCCGAAGAGTGGCTGGACGGCCGCGATGAAGACCCCATTCTGATGTCCATGAAGGAGGGCTACGTGCCACCAAAGAGCAGAGAGCTCAAAGTGGCCAGGAAGAACGTGCTAGATTCCAGACCCGCCCCCCGACGCAGCATGTCCACATGTGACGCCGCCAGCCTGCCG CCTCAACTCCTTGAAAGGCTGGTGGAGGAGATCCAGAACCTAAAGGCCACAGTTTTGTCTCAGGAGAAGAGAATCTGTGACTTGGAGAACAAACTCTCACAGTACACCAACGGCACAGCCTGa
- the LOC131138922 gene encoding serine/threonine-protein kinase TAO1-A-like isoform X1 has protein sequence MPSSVRAGSLKDPEVAELFFKEDPEKLFSDLREIGHGSFGAVYFAHDVRTNEVVAIKKMSYSGKQSNEKWQDIIKEVKFLQRIRHPNSIEYKGCYLREHTAWLVMEYCLGSASDLLEVHKKPLQEVEIAAITHGALQGLAYLHSHNMIHRDVKAGNILLTEPGQVKLADFGSASIASPANSFVGTPYWMAPEVILAMDEGQYDGKVDVWSLGITCIELAERKPPLFNMNAMSALYHIAQNESPTLQSSEWTDYFRNFIDSCLQKIPQDRPHSDDMLGHAFLQRERPDSVLMDLIQRTKDAVRELDNLQYRKMKKILLQEAHNGPAPDAPDPDEVCVHVTVCVCVLKLKRRCYYVRSRCLVISWCASLCLHLCPSSSCLSVPLDPPPPALPVCLYRVHLKELEPGGGRTGTVNSVGSNQSIPSMSISASSQSSSVNSLNEAAQDSRSELDLMEGDHTVMSNSSVIHLKPEEEEAFTGDQATGDRSSEPQATSAQPPRKHHRNREHFATIRTASLVTREMQEHEQDSELREQMSGYKRMRRQHQKHLMALENKLKGEMDEHRLRLDKELESQRNNFTQEMDKLLKKHQASLDKDLKTFTNDEKKFQQHIQVQQKKELSSFLESQKREYKLRKEQLKEELSENQSTPKKEKQEWLSKQKENIQHFQAEEEANLLRRQRQYLELECRRFKRRILIARHNVEQDLAREELNKRQTQKDLEHAMLLRHHESMQELEFRHLATIQKARAELIRTQHQTELTNQLEYNKRRERELRRKHFMEVRQQPKSLKSKELQIKKQFQETCKTQTRQYKALRNHLLETTPKCDHKAVLKRLKEEQTRKLAILAEQYDHSINDMLSTQALRLDEAQEGECQVLRMQLQQELELLNAYQSKIKMQTDAQHDKERRDLEQRVSLRRALLEQKIEEEMLALQNERLERIRSLLERQAREIEAFDSESMRLGFSNMVLTNLGPDSQGGWGGGAGGGHGAPGGGHWPGGGGGHQSHQQQGGSSSQQPWGPPMMAGGPPPWSLHHPAAGGQRGSGAGAGGVRNSPQALRRTSAGGRSEQGMSRSTSITSQISNSSHLSYT, from the exons ATGCCGTCCTCTGTCCGGGCGGGGAGCCTGAAGGATCCGGAGGTGGCCGAGCTTTTCTTCAAGGAAGACCCGGAAAAGCTTTTCTCCGACCTGCGGGAGATTGGTCATGGCAGCTTTGGCGCTGTCTACTTT GCGCATGATGTGCGCACCAATGAGGTGGTGGCCATTAAAAAGATGTCGTACAGTGGGAAGCAGTCCAACGAG AAATGGCAGGACATCATCAAGGAGGTCAAGTTCCTCCAGAGGATTAGGCATCCCAACAGCATCGAGTACAAAGGATGTTACCTGCGTGAGCACACTGCTTGG CTCGTTATGGAGTACTGCCTAGGCTCGGCCTCTGACCTCCTGGAAG TCCATAAGAAGCCTCTGCAGGAGGTGGAGATCGCTGCCATTACCCACGGTGCACTGCAGGGGCTGGCTTACCTGCATTCACACAACATGATCCACAG GGACGTGAAGGCGGGAAACATCTTGTTGACAGAGCCCGGGCAGGTCAAACTGGCAGACTTTGGCTCCGCCTCCATCGCCTCGCCTGCCAACTCTTTTGTGGGGACACCATACTG GATGGCGCCGGAGGTGATCCTGGCCATGGACGAGGGCCAGTACGATGGAAAGGTGGACGTCTGGTCTTTAGGCATCACGTGTATAGAGCTGG CCGAGCGGAAGCCTCCATTGTTTAACATGAACGCAATGAGTGCCTTATACCACATAGCGCAGAATGAGAGCCCCACGTTGCAGTCTAGTGaatg GACCGATTATTTCCGGAACTTTATTGATTCTTGCCTTCAGAAAATCCCACAGGACCGACCCCACTCTGATGACATGCTGGGt CATGCATTTCTGCAGAGGGAGCGTCCAGATTCAGTTCTGATGGACCTCATTCAGAGGACTAAGGATGCTGTGCGTGAGCTGGACAACCTGCAGTACCGCAAGATGAAGAAGATTCTCCTTCAGGAGGCTCATAATGGGCCTGCACCAGACGCTCCTGATCCAGATGAGGTGTGTGTCCATgtgactgtatgtgtgtgtgtgttgaagctAAAGCGACGATGCTATTATGTTAGATCTCGGTGCCTTGTAATAAGCTGGTGTGCATCACTATGCTTGCATCTATGTCCATCTTCgtcctgtctgtctgtccctCTGGATCCGCctcctcccgccctccctgtgTGTCTTTACCGGGTGCACCTCAAGGAGCTGGAGCCGGGCGGTGGGCGCACGGGAACGGTGAACAGCGTGGGAAGCAACCAGTCCATTCCCAGCATGTCCATCAGCGCCAGCTCTCAGAGCAGCTCTGTCAACAGTCTCAATGAAGCTGCACAGGACAGCCGCAGCGAGCTGGACCTGATGGAGGGAGACCACACCGTCATGTCTAACAGCTCTGTCATACATCTCAAACCG gaggaagaggaggctttCACCGGTGATCAAGCGACTGGCGATCGGTCATCAGAGCCTCAGGCAACTTCCGCTCAGCCTCCCAGGAAGCACCATCGAAACAGAGAGCACTTTGCTACCATCCGCACTGCTTCACTG GTGACACGTGAGATGCAGGAGCACGAGCAGGACTCAGAGCTTCGAGAGCAGATGTCAGGATACAAGCGCATGCGGCGGCAGCACCAGAAGCACCTGATGGCACTGGAGAACAAGCTGAAGGGTGAAATGGATGAGCACAGACTGAGGCTGGACAAGGAACTGGAGAGCCAGAGGAACAACTTCACTCAGGAGATGGATAAATTACTTAAGAAGCACCAGGCCTCCCTGGACAAGGAT CTGAAGACGTTTACTAACGATGAGAAGAAGTTCCAGCAGCACATTCAAGTGCAGCAGAAGAAAGAGCTCAGCAGCTTCCTGGAGTCTCAGAAACGAGAGTACAAACTACGCAAGGAGCAGCTCAAAGAG GAGCTGAGTGAAAACCAGTCCACACCCAAGAAGGAGAAGCAGGAGTGGTTGTCGAAGCAGAAGGAGAACATCCAGCACTTCCAG GCTGAGGAGGAGGCCAACCTGCTGAGGAGACAGAGGCAGTACCTGGAGCTGGAATGTCGACGCTTCAAGCGCAGAATCCTCATCGCCAGACACAATGTGGAGCAGGACCTCGCCCGAGag GAGCTGAACAAGCGTCAGACACAGAAGGACCTGGAGCACGCCATGCTACTCAGGCATCACGAGTCGATGCAGGAGCTGGAGTTCCGCCACCTGGCCACCATCCAGAAGGCCCGGGCCGAGCTGATCCGCACCCAACACCAGACAGAACTCACCAACCAGCTGGAGTACAACAAGAGGAGGGAGCGTGAGCTCAGGCGCAAACACTTCATGGAGGTCCGACAGCAGCCTAAGAGCCTCaag TCCAAGGAGCTTCAGATAAAGAAGCAATTCCAGGAGACATGTAAGACACAGACGAGGCAATACAAGGCCCTCCGCAACCACCTGTTGGAGACCACACCCAAGTGTGATCACAAGGCGGTGCTGAAGCGGCTCAAGGAGGAGCAGACTAGGAAGCTGGCCATCCTGGCCGAACAGTACGACCACTCCATCAACGACATGCTCTCCACGCAGGCC CTGCGTCTGGACGAGGCCCAGGAGGGCGAGTGTCAGGTGCTGAGGATGCAGCTCCAGCAGGAGTTGGAGCTCCTCAACGCCTACCAAAGCAAGATAAAGATGCAGACGGATGCCCAGCACGACAAGGAGAGGCGAGACCTGGAGCAGAGGGTCAGTCTGCGGAGGGCGCTGTTGGAGCAGAAA ATTGAGGAGGAGATGCTGGCTCTGCAGAACGAACGTTTGGAGAGGATCCGCTCTCTGCTGGAGCGTCAGGCTCGAGAGATCGAGGCCTTTGACTCAGAGTCCATGAGGCTAGGATTCAGCAACATGGTCCTCACCAACCTGGGCCCTGACTCGCAAGGGGGTTGGGGAGGAGGGGCCGGCGGAGGCCACGGCGCTCCAGGGGGTGGACACTGgcccggaggaggaggaggccaccAAAGTCACCAGCAGCAGGGGGGGTCCAGCTCCCAGCAGCCCTGGGGTCCACCCATGATGGCCGGGGGCCCGCCCCCTTGGAGCCTCCATCACCCCGCAGCGGGAGGTCAGAGGGGGAGCGGGGCAGGTGCGGGAGGGGTGAGAAACAGCCCGCAGGCTTTGAGGAGGACGTCAGCGGGGGGGAGGAGTGAACAGGGCATGAGCAGGAGCACCAGCATCACCTCCCAGATCTCCAATTCATCACACCTGTCCTAcacttaa
- the LOC131138922 gene encoding serine/threonine-protein kinase TAO1-like isoform X2, which produces MPSSVRAGSLKDPEVAELFFKEDPEKLFSDLREIGHGSFGAVYFAHDVRTNEVVAIKKMSYSGKQSNEKWQDIIKEVKFLQRIRHPNSIEYKGCYLREHTAWLVMEYCLGSASDLLEVHKKPLQEVEIAAITHGALQGLAYLHSHNMIHRDVKAGNILLTEPGQVKLADFGSASIASPANSFVGTPYWMAPEVILAMDEGQYDGKVDVWSLGITCIELAERKPPLFNMNAMSALYHIAQNESPTLQSSEWTDYFRNFIDSCLQKIPQDRPHSDDMLGHAFLQRERPDSVLMDLIQRTKDAVRELDNLQYRKMKKILLQEAHNGPAPDAPDPDEELEPGGGRTGTVNSVGSNQSIPSMSISASSQSSSVNSLNEAAQDSRSELDLMEGDHTVMSNSSVIHLKPEEEEAFTGDQATGDRSSEPQATSAQPPRKHHRNREHFATIRTASLVTREMQEHEQDSELREQMSGYKRMRRQHQKHLMALENKLKGEMDEHRLRLDKELESQRNNFTQEMDKLLKKHQASLDKDLKTFTNDEKKFQQHIQVQQKKELSSFLESQKREYKLRKEQLKEELSENQSTPKKEKQEWLSKQKENIQHFQAEEEANLLRRQRQYLELECRRFKRRILIARHNVEQDLAREELNKRQTQKDLEHAMLLRHHESMQELEFRHLATIQKARAELIRTQHQTELTNQLEYNKRRERELRRKHFMEVRQQPKSLKSKELQIKKQFQETCKTQTRQYKALRNHLLETTPKCDHKAVLKRLKEEQTRKLAILAEQYDHSINDMLSTQALRLDEAQEGECQVLRMQLQQELELLNAYQSKIKMQTDAQHDKERRDLEQRVSLRRALLEQKIEEEMLALQNERLERIRSLLERQAREIEAFDSESMRLGFSNMVLTNLGPDSQGGWGGGAGGGHGAPGGGHWPGGGGGHQSHQQQGGSSSQQPWGPPMMAGGPPPWSLHHPAAGGQRGSGAGAGGVRNSPQALRRTSAGGRSEQGMSRSTSITSQISNSSHLSYT; this is translated from the exons ATGCCGTCCTCTGTCCGGGCGGGGAGCCTGAAGGATCCGGAGGTGGCCGAGCTTTTCTTCAAGGAAGACCCGGAAAAGCTTTTCTCCGACCTGCGGGAGATTGGTCATGGCAGCTTTGGCGCTGTCTACTTT GCGCATGATGTGCGCACCAATGAGGTGGTGGCCATTAAAAAGATGTCGTACAGTGGGAAGCAGTCCAACGAG AAATGGCAGGACATCATCAAGGAGGTCAAGTTCCTCCAGAGGATTAGGCATCCCAACAGCATCGAGTACAAAGGATGTTACCTGCGTGAGCACACTGCTTGG CTCGTTATGGAGTACTGCCTAGGCTCGGCCTCTGACCTCCTGGAAG TCCATAAGAAGCCTCTGCAGGAGGTGGAGATCGCTGCCATTACCCACGGTGCACTGCAGGGGCTGGCTTACCTGCATTCACACAACATGATCCACAG GGACGTGAAGGCGGGAAACATCTTGTTGACAGAGCCCGGGCAGGTCAAACTGGCAGACTTTGGCTCCGCCTCCATCGCCTCGCCTGCCAACTCTTTTGTGGGGACACCATACTG GATGGCGCCGGAGGTGATCCTGGCCATGGACGAGGGCCAGTACGATGGAAAGGTGGACGTCTGGTCTTTAGGCATCACGTGTATAGAGCTGG CCGAGCGGAAGCCTCCATTGTTTAACATGAACGCAATGAGTGCCTTATACCACATAGCGCAGAATGAGAGCCCCACGTTGCAGTCTAGTGaatg GACCGATTATTTCCGGAACTTTATTGATTCTTGCCTTCAGAAAATCCCACAGGACCGACCCCACTCTGATGACATGCTGGGt CATGCATTTCTGCAGAGGGAGCGTCCAGATTCAGTTCTGATGGACCTCATTCAGAGGACTAAGGATGCTGTGCGTGAGCTGGACAACCTGCAGTACCGCAAGATGAAGAAGATTCTCCTTCAGGAGGCTCATAATGGGCCTGCACCAGACGCTCCTGATCCAGATGAG GAGCTGGAGCCGGGCGGTGGGCGCACGGGAACGGTGAACAGCGTGGGAAGCAACCAGTCCATTCCCAGCATGTCCATCAGCGCCAGCTCTCAGAGCAGCTCTGTCAACAGTCTCAATGAAGCTGCACAGGACAGCCGCAGCGAGCTGGACCTGATGGAGGGAGACCACACCGTCATGTCTAACAGCTCTGTCATACATCTCAAACCG gaggaagaggaggctttCACCGGTGATCAAGCGACTGGCGATCGGTCATCAGAGCCTCAGGCAACTTCCGCTCAGCCTCCCAGGAAGCACCATCGAAACAGAGAGCACTTTGCTACCATCCGCACTGCTTCACTG GTGACACGTGAGATGCAGGAGCACGAGCAGGACTCAGAGCTTCGAGAGCAGATGTCAGGATACAAGCGCATGCGGCGGCAGCACCAGAAGCACCTGATGGCACTGGAGAACAAGCTGAAGGGTGAAATGGATGAGCACAGACTGAGGCTGGACAAGGAACTGGAGAGCCAGAGGAACAACTTCACTCAGGAGATGGATAAATTACTTAAGAAGCACCAGGCCTCCCTGGACAAGGAT CTGAAGACGTTTACTAACGATGAGAAGAAGTTCCAGCAGCACATTCAAGTGCAGCAGAAGAAAGAGCTCAGCAGCTTCCTGGAGTCTCAGAAACGAGAGTACAAACTACGCAAGGAGCAGCTCAAAGAG GAGCTGAGTGAAAACCAGTCCACACCCAAGAAGGAGAAGCAGGAGTGGTTGTCGAAGCAGAAGGAGAACATCCAGCACTTCCAG GCTGAGGAGGAGGCCAACCTGCTGAGGAGACAGAGGCAGTACCTGGAGCTGGAATGTCGACGCTTCAAGCGCAGAATCCTCATCGCCAGACACAATGTGGAGCAGGACCTCGCCCGAGag GAGCTGAACAAGCGTCAGACACAGAAGGACCTGGAGCACGCCATGCTACTCAGGCATCACGAGTCGATGCAGGAGCTGGAGTTCCGCCACCTGGCCACCATCCAGAAGGCCCGGGCCGAGCTGATCCGCACCCAACACCAGACAGAACTCACCAACCAGCTGGAGTACAACAAGAGGAGGGAGCGTGAGCTCAGGCGCAAACACTTCATGGAGGTCCGACAGCAGCCTAAGAGCCTCaag TCCAAGGAGCTTCAGATAAAGAAGCAATTCCAGGAGACATGTAAGACACAGACGAGGCAATACAAGGCCCTCCGCAACCACCTGTTGGAGACCACACCCAAGTGTGATCACAAGGCGGTGCTGAAGCGGCTCAAGGAGGAGCAGACTAGGAAGCTGGCCATCCTGGCCGAACAGTACGACCACTCCATCAACGACATGCTCTCCACGCAGGCC CTGCGTCTGGACGAGGCCCAGGAGGGCGAGTGTCAGGTGCTGAGGATGCAGCTCCAGCAGGAGTTGGAGCTCCTCAACGCCTACCAAAGCAAGATAAAGATGCAGACGGATGCCCAGCACGACAAGGAGAGGCGAGACCTGGAGCAGAGGGTCAGTCTGCGGAGGGCGCTGTTGGAGCAGAAA ATTGAGGAGGAGATGCTGGCTCTGCAGAACGAACGTTTGGAGAGGATCCGCTCTCTGCTGGAGCGTCAGGCTCGAGAGATCGAGGCCTTTGACTCAGAGTCCATGAGGCTAGGATTCAGCAACATGGTCCTCACCAACCTGGGCCCTGACTCGCAAGGGGGTTGGGGAGGAGGGGCCGGCGGAGGCCACGGCGCTCCAGGGGGTGGACACTGgcccggaggaggaggaggccaccAAAGTCACCAGCAGCAGGGGGGGTCCAGCTCCCAGCAGCCCTGGGGTCCACCCATGATGGCCGGGGGCCCGCCCCCTTGGAGCCTCCATCACCCCGCAGCGGGAGGTCAGAGGGGGAGCGGGGCAGGTGCGGGAGGGGTGAGAAACAGCCCGCAGGCTTTGAGGAGGACGTCAGCGGGGGGGAGGAGTGAACAGGGCATGAGCAGGAGCACCAGCATCACCTCCCAGATCTCCAATTCATCACACCTGTCCTAcacttaa